A genomic segment from Glycine max cultivar Williams 82 chromosome 1, Glycine_max_v4.0, whole genome shotgun sequence encodes:
- the LOC100809766 gene encoding kinesin-like protein KIN-7C, translating into MGFVGGEEAIQEPTGHDERILVSVRLRPLNEKELARNDVSDWECINDTAIIYRSNLSASDRSLYPTAYSFDSVFRTNSSTRQVYEKAAKEVALSVVGGINSSIFAYGQTSSGKTYTMSGITEYTVSDIFNYIEKHKEREFMLKFSAIEIYNESVRDLLSPDCTPLRLLDDPERGTVVERLTEETLRDWNHFTELISFCEAQRQIGETALNEASSRSHQILRLTIESSAREFLGNDKSSSLSASVNFVDLAGSERASQTHSAGTRLKEGCHINRSLLTLGTVIRKLSKGRNGHIPFRDSKLTRILQSSLGGNARTAIICTMSPARSHVEQTRNTLLFASCAKEVSTNAQVNVVMSDKALVKQLQKELARLEDELRNSGPAHLTSETAALLREKDRQIDMLKKEVRELTLQRDLAHSRISGMLQVHGEDVATKELESMDPQYPNLHMRNSWNFENQREEPNVLSLDGEESVRSFDASQYSDGHSFSSDDNLFQLPDLEKNLLVRSSPPGLPVKRTDAAPNDLDQKSIEDQHEEDNCKEVRCIELEDVITNTHKHSNSADLRSHTYTDSNASSPSANTAILGLVVVDNRDKEKVVDLSSSLSKEDKRLNNMHQDFVLPSPKEISVCMTGNSTSSSRTLKLSRSRSCIASIMRNLSSDWFEDEDVIQNTPPIGNEKAFPGRPEGFPKNIYALNYNANAERLSCNGHGNSVQNSSVHDVQNVKSSTNKEREGNGPLAPKGKETENLNRLSLLADHEVPGTGLDPILSAKNVKDIGLDPMQADGETHSHSHWPSKFQRLQREIIEFWDACNVSLVHRTYFFLLFKGEPSDSIYMEVELRRLSYLTQTFSQGNQTVEDGRTLTPELSMRYLRKERQMLSKQMHKRLSKYDRQNLYLKWGLRLSSKHRSLQLAHQLWSDTKDMDHVRDSASIVAKLVGLVEPEQAFKEMFGLNFTPQPTSRKSFSWTASVRHIL; encoded by the exons aTGGGTTTTGTTGGAGGGGAAGAAGCCATTCAAGAGCCTACAGGGCATGATGAGAGGATTCTTGTTTCGGTTCGTCTTCGTCCCCTCAACGAAAAGGAGCTTGCAAGAAATGAtgtttcagattgggaatgcatCAATGACACTGCCATCATATACAGGAGCAACCTTTCAGCTTCTGACAGGTCACTCTACCCAACAGCATATTCCTTTG ACAGTGTGTTTCGAACAAATTCTTCTACAAGGCAGGTGTATGAAAAAGCAGCTAAGGAAGTTGCTCTTTCAGTTGTCGGTGGCATCAACT CAAGCATTTTTGCATATGGACAAACAAGCAGTGGGAAGACATACACCATGAGTGGCATAACTGAATACACAGTGTCAGACATTTTTAACTACATAGAAAAG CACAAGGAAAGAGAATTCATGTTGAAGTTTTCGGCAATTGAGATTTATAATGAATCTGTCAGGGACCTCCTTAGTCCAGACTGTACTCCTCTCAGACTTCTTGATGATCCAGAG AGAGGGACAGTTGTTGAGAGACTGACTGAGGAAACTTTAAGAGATTGGAACCATTTTACAGAACTTATTTCTTTCTGTGAAG CTCAAAGGCAGATAGGGGAGACAGCACTGAATGAAGCAAGCTCCAGATCTCATCAAATTTTAAGACTg ACAATTGAAAGTTCTGCACGTGAATTCCTTGGAAATGACAAGTCTAGCTCTCTTTCTGCTTCAGTG AATTTTGTTGATCTTGCTGGTAGCGAGCGAGCATCCCAAACCCATTCAGCTGGCACGAGATTGAAAGAGGGTTGCCACATAAATCGTAGCTTACTAACTCTAGGAACTGTTATCCGCAAACTCAG CAAGGGGAGAAATGGACATATTCCTTTCAGAGATTCAAAGCTAACCCGCATATTGCAGTCCTCATTAGGGGGCAATGCTAGAACTGCTATCATCTGCACCATGAGCCCTGCTCGGAGCCACGTTGAACAAACCAGAAACACACTCTTATTTGCAAGCTGTGCTAAAGAAGTGTCAACTAATGCACAAGTCAATGTAGTAATGTCTGATAAAGCACTAGTCAAGCAATTACAAAAAGAGTTGGCTAGACTGGAAGATGAACTGAGAAATTCAGGGCCAGCCCACCTTACATCTGAGACTGcagcattgttgagagaaaaagacCGTCAAATCGATATG TTAAAGAAAGAGGTAAGAGAGCTGACCTTGCAGCGGGACCTTGCACATTCTCGAATTAGTGGCATGCTCCAAGTGCATGGAGAAGATGTGGCTACAAAAGAACTG GAAAGTATGGATCCTCAATATCCAAATTTACATATGAGAAATTCATGGAACTTTGAAAATCAAAGAGAGGAGCCAAATGTATTAAGTCTTGATGGTGAAGAGAGTGTCAGGTCTTTTGATGCATCTCAATATTCAGATGGACATAGTTTTAGTTCTGATGATAACTTATTCCAACTCCCTGACCTTGAAAAGAATCTTCTGGTCAGAAGTTCTCCCCCAGGGTTGCCAGTCAAAAGGACTGATGCTGCACCGAATGATTTGGATCAGAAAAGCATTGAAGATCAGCATGAAGAGGACAATTGTAAGGAAGTTAGGTGCATTGAGTTAGAAGACGTAATTACAAACACGCATAAACACTCAAACTCAGCAGATTTAAGATCACATACATACACTGATTCGAATGCATCATCTCCTAGTGCAAACACAGCTATCTTAGGATTGGTTGTAGTTGATAATAGAGACAAGGAAAAAGTAGTAGATTTGAGTTCTTCTCTGTCAAAGGAAGACAAAAGATTGAACAATATGCACCAAGATTTTGTTCTTCCCTCTCCAAAAGAAATTTCTGTGTGCATGACAGGAAACAGTACAAGTAGTTCTAGAACCTTGAAGTTGAGCCGAAGTAGAAGTTGTATAGCAAGTATCATGAGGAATTTATCTTCAGATTGGTTTGAAGATGAAGACGTAATTCAGAACACTCCTCCAATAGGGAATGAAAAAGCCTTCCCTGGAAGACCAGAGGGCTTTCCGAAGAACATTTATGCACTAAATTACAATGCCAATGCAGAGAGGCTTTCATGTAATGGCCATGGGAATTCTGTGCAAAATTCTTCTGTTCATGATGTTCAGAATGTGAAATCCTCCACTAACAAGGAAAGAGAGGGTAATGGTCCCTTGGCTCCAAAAGGAAAGGAAACAGAAAATCTTAACAGGTTGAGTTTACTGGCTGACCATGAG GTTCCGGGGACAGGATTGGATCCCATCTTGTCTGCAAAGAATGTCAAAGATATTGGCTTGGATCCCATGCAAGCTGATGGAGAAACTCACTCACACTCACATTGGCCTTCAAAATTCCAGAGGCTACAAAGAGAGATCATTGAATTCTGGGATGCGTGTAATGTTTCATTGGTTCACAGGACTTACTTTTTCCTTCTATTCAAAGGGGAACCATCAGATTCTATTTATATGGAGGTAGAGTTGAGAAGACTATCATACCTTACGCAAACTTTTTCCCAAGGCAATCAAACTGTGGAAGATGGACGAACCCTCACACCTGAGTTAAG CATGAGATATCTTAGAAAAGAGAGGCAAATGCTGAGCAAGCAAATGCATAAGCGACTGTCTAAATATGATAGACAGAACCTGTACTTGAAATGGGGCCTTCGTTTGAGTTCAAAGCATAGGAGTTTGCAGTTGGCCCATCAATTGTGGAGTGACACAAAAGACATGGACCACGTTAGAGACAGTGCATCAATTGTTGCAAAGCTGGTTGGTTTAGTAGAGCCAGAACAGGCATTTAAGGAGATGTTTGGACTCAACTTTACCCCACAACCCACGAGTAGAAAATCTTTTAGTTGGACAGCCAGTGTGAGGCATATTTTGTGA